Within Halopelagius longus, the genomic segment CCAGCAGTACCACTTCTAAGATGCGAAAGTTCGTCTTCTTCGGCGGCAAGGGGGGCGTCGGCAAGACGACGCTCTCCGCCGCGTACGCGCTGAAGTGCGCCCGCGAGGGGTTGGAGACGCTCGTCGTCTCCACGGACCCCGCCCACAGCACCTCGGACGTGTTCGACCAGCAGTTCGGCGACGACCCGACGGCCGTCGCCGGCGAGGAGAACCTCCACGCGATGGAGGTAGACCCCGACACCGAGGTGGAACGGCATCTGATGGAGACGAAACGCGCGATGGGCGACCAGGTGAGTTCGGCGATGGTCAACGAGATAGACCGGCAGATAGAGATGGCCCACCAGACGCCCGGCGCGTACGAGTCTGCCCTCATGGACCGGTTCATCGAGGTGATGCGCGAGTCCGAGGAGTTCGACCGTGTAGTCTTCGACACCTCGCCCACCGGCGGCACCCTGCGTCTCCTCTCGCTTCCGGACCTCTTGGAGGGGTGGATAGACCGCCTCGCGCACAAGCGCGAACGCTCCATCGACCTCTACGAGAAGGCGGCCATCGGGAACAACGAACCGCGGCGCGTGATGGACGGCGACCCCATCCTCGCGCGCCTCCGGACCCGAAAGGAGCGATTCGAGTTCGCGGGCGAGGCGTTGCGCGAACGGGCGGCGTTCTTCCTCGTCGTCAACCCCGACGAACTCTCCGTCCGAGAGACGCGCCGCGCCGTCGAGCAACTGGACTCCTACGGCTTAGACGTGCGCGGACTCGCGGTCAACCGCCTCACGCCGGAACCCGAACCGCACGAGGAGGGCCGCGGGGCGCGCTTCCTCCGCGACAGGGTGGAGACGGAACGAAAACGCCTGCGGGAACTGCGCGAGGAGTTCGACGAACCGGTCGTCGCCGAGATCGCCACCCGCGTCGCGGAGGTGAAGGGCGACTTCCTCGGCGAGGTGGCCGAGGAACTCGACATCGGCGTCGCTCCCGAGGCTGACGCGTAGCGCCTCCTCCCGCCCGAATGCGGACTCTCGACGGTGCTTTCGCCCGACGGCGTGTTGCATTTTTCACCTCGGTAAGGCCGGATTAATCAACAAGGTTAATAGGCGGTTTTTCATGAAATGCAATGAGGCACGCCACCATGGTACAAGTA encodes:
- a CDS encoding ArsA family ATPase, translating into MRKFVFFGGKGGVGKTTLSAAYALKCAREGLETLVVSTDPAHSTSDVFDQQFGDDPTAVAGEENLHAMEVDPDTEVERHLMETKRAMGDQVSSAMVNEIDRQIEMAHQTPGAYESALMDRFIEVMRESEEFDRVVFDTSPTGGTLRLLSLPDLLEGWIDRLAHKRERSIDLYEKAAIGNNEPRRVMDGDPILARLRTRKERFEFAGEALRERAAFFLVVNPDELSVRETRRAVEQLDSYGLDVRGLAVNRLTPEPEPHEEGRGARFLRDRVETERKRLRELREEFDEPVVAEIATRVAEVKGDFLGEVAEELDIGVAPEADA